GCGCGGGTTTACCGTAAGTTTCATGCAACTTCAAAGACTTTTGTGCTAATTCTTCCAATTCTTCCCATTCTTGTAAGCGTTGCAGCATTTCACAAGCAGGCAATATAAATTTGGCAACTAAGTCTTGTCTTTGTGCATCCTCTAAGATATCTAAGCATTTTCTAAACCAAAAAAGAGCATCTTGCCAGTACTTGCTATCAGTACCTTGGTATAAATCTGCCATGCGGCGATAGCACAGTCCCAAATGAAATATCACTACTGCCTGTCTTAAAAGTGGTGGAGATGGCAACATTGGAGGATGAGGGGAATATACTTCCAAATTCTCCTCTAAACCTGTGAAACCACTGTCCTCTGAACCCACCTGCTGCCAAAGTTCTAAGCTTCTTTGATAATGAACTAAAGCATCATTAATTTGATCGTTGGCATATTCATCACGCCCTAGTACAAACTCTAAACTTGCTTCTAATTCTGGCTCTAATTTGACACCATATAGACGCAGTAAATCATTCCTTGCTGACTCAATTTCACGGCGATTTTGCGACTTTGGAGCTAAATCAAGAGCATCATTAGATAAAAATCGATCGGCGCCAGCCTCTAAAACCTTAGCAAATAAAGATTCTGTTTCTTGCCGAATCAAAGCAATTAAATATTCTTTTGCTAGCTCAAATTTGATTGTAGTTGCTGCCCAACTTTTAAAATCTGGAGCCAACCTAGACAGCATTGATGCTACATCATCTTGTAGCCAAAAGATCAGGGGGAAAGGAAAAGTAGCAGCATAGATATCTCTGGCTTGATTTACACCAGCAAGAAAATTATCGAGAGCAATAATTGACTCTAGCCCAAAAACCATCACAGCTGATGGCAAGGTATCTTTAACAACCACAGGGTGATCTAAAAATAGTTCTGTGATTATTTGAGTATGTAACGCATTAGTTGATGGTTGGAGAATTATCTCTCGGATATTTATATCTTTGGTAAGTAACCGGAGATTACCCAACATTTGCTCGCGCAATTGCCCATAGTTACACCGAACTAAAATTAGGGCAAATTGTCCTTTTGAAAGCTTGATTGCCCGTATCATCCTTTGCAGAGCATGTTGATTGTCATTGACGATAGCTGCTGTAAATTGCCACTTTGTCATAAATAAAAACCGGGCTAGAAAAGAAGAATAAAAAATTACAGATCAAGTAGCAATGAGAATAATTGCTGATACAGGGTTTTGCATTTTGCTAAAAGTTTCGCAGAGAGTCCAGTATTTTGGTGAATGGCGTTAGCTTTAAGAGTTTATAGGCTTTCCCTGTCAGCTATTGGGAAGAACAAAATCTGCCAACCTGTAGTTCTTGAGATAATATAAAGGATGGCAAGTGGTGAAATTTTCCTGTTTATAAACCCTTTAAAAACATTTAAAATTACTTATTTATTTTGTTGCCAAGTCAGGACTTTTTCTGTTTCTGCTAATGCTGGACTAATGCCAAACCATCGTCCTTGAGGATCGCGATATTCAAACAGATACATACTTCTGAGTAAGCTTTGGTAGTCAGATTCACCTTTCACACTTTGCTGCTGCACTACTTCAAATAATAATTTCCATTGGTACTCATCAATAGCTAATAACAGGTCATCCCGATAGTCTTTGATGACGGCTTCTAAGCATTCTCTAGAAAAAGGAGGATCTTGACGTTGTAAGCAACTATAAAGCAAGCCCAATAAATTACGAATGTGACCACCACTAACACGACATATACGACCTAAGGTGTCAGGATGGTCAAATAAATCTGTAATTAACGATGCTCTTTCATTCCAAGGGATTTCTGGAAAAGCTCTTGCTAAGACTAACTGGCGCAACAGAGACATCCCCGGTTCGTAGTCCTCACCATCTCTTTGCCGCACTAATACCATCGGTAAGACTTTGGGGGCAATTCCTCCTCCTAAGCGATTTTTCAAAGTCTCGTACTCATTGGAAAAAATTAAGGCTAAAGGTATGGTGTAAACTAAATGGCATTTAAGCCGACGTAGCTGTTCACCTCGGTCGATAAAAAGATATTCTGGCTGTGTGCGCCCAGATGCTACAGGCCGCATATCAACTCTATCTAAGTTATCTACAATTACTACCAATCCTTTTTGACCGCGTTGTTTGAGCTGTTCAATAGCTTTTTCTAATATTTCCTCATTAATGGCTTGCAAAATGCTGTTGGTACGTGGTTCAAGATATTGCCTTAATTGATTGCGCATCTGCGCACTATCTTTGGTTTTGGCGGTAATTTTAGCAATACCTAAGGATAATTCTGCTTGTCCTGATAATTCTATGGGGGTCTGCAAAAAATCCCCTATTTCTTTGAACAAATTGCTAAAGTAACCCGGTTTAAGTTTTATACCGATCCCTTCTAAACTGACACTGACTTGACGAGCTACACTCAGCAAAATATCACTGACATCAATATCCGCCATATCTAGGTCTTGGCTGGATTCAAAATAAACTACATGAAATCCTGCTACTTCGAGCTCTGCTTTAAGACGTTGTAACTCTGTGGATTTACCGCAACCAATATGACCTGTAAATAACTGGCAAGTCGGCTCATCGGGAGAAATACGACTGATAGTACGCTGTAATTCTTCCACAATCTTACAACCACGTACATCAGAAAAATCTATATAGTACTGCTTATCCAGTACCTCACTCATATTTAATGTGTAGCTAGGGTTACATGCTTTATAAAAGCGTGACAAATTTAGTGTCGTTCTCATGTAGATGCAGATGTAAATTTAGATGCTGTTTTGTTTGTATCTTTTGCTATGCAAACCTCTCTATTTAATATAGAGATCTGCACAATTGACTCATTTACAATTTTGCTTACCAAAGCAAGCCCTCGAAGGAGTGTTGCTGCTCACAACTGTCACAATATCGCTAAAGTGTGTGTTATTCCTTATACGTTAATTGTATCTGTCCTTTTTACAGCTGCTGTTAAGCTTTTGACAATCTATGGCCTTTACTTGATGTAGCAAAAACCCTTAGACTAATTTTATTTTGTAAAAAAAAATACTATTTCGTCCAGTGTAGTATTTAGTCACAGATGCTATCCATAGCATTTATATTTATTTTTGTCAACAAAACAAAATAATATTTTAGATTGAAATTAATATTTTGTAATTATCCGTAGACTAAGACTTAGATAAAGGTATGTTCTAAATAGGATTGAAGAAATATACTTCATTAAATCGTAAATGGCGCTGAATATACCCAGACTCCAAAACAAGGTACAAATGGAGCAGGGAGTAAAGAAGTCAACAATGTAGCTTTAGCTTAACAGTAGCAACGTTAGAGTATCGGTAATCTGGTCTTAAAGAGCAACTGCCAAAAGGGTTTCCCTACTTGTTCGCTCTCTAGCGTTCTCACTGGGTAGCAATTGACCTGTTCTCCTCCAAGGCAAAGGAACTACCAAAAGGGTATTCCATCTTGGGAGAATTATCTGTAGTCAGGTTTAATTCTAGGCAAAATAGACAATTTTGCTATGATTCAGATCTCAAAAAACTGCAATTGTCGCTCTAAGGAATTAGCCTTATAACTACTGTGATGTATTTAAAATTAATCTACGTACATACCTCAATACTGCAAGCCTTGTGATGCGAGCTTTTTGGTTAATAATGGCTGTTACCCTACAGAAAAAAGGTTACATGAAGTCTACAATAGGTACCGTTCATTCTTCTATTGCCATTTCCTTGCACCTCAATCCTGATATGGTTGCTGTAAAGTGTTACTAAAAAGTGAAAAAAATATTGAGAAGATCGGCTAAACGATCTTGGCAGAGTTTACTAAAATTAATTGACGCTCCAAGGGTAGTACCAATTTTGACTGAAACCAGACAGAAAGAGGTTGAAATGGCTGGACTATTATCAGTTTCCCGTACAGATTTAGCCCAACGCCGTAAAAAATTACGGAGACAGCAGCAGATGAAAATTATTCAGGCTCTTTGGCGCACCTTTGCTATTAGTAGTCTGGCCGGATGCTTGCTGTGGATAGCAATCCAACCAATGTGGGTGCTAAATGCTCCTAAACAAATTGTAATGAAATCCGGTAATCAATTACTGCCAGATAAGACCATTCAGTCACTGTTGATGCTATCCTATCCCCAATCTTTATGGCGAATTCAGCCATCAGCGATCGCTGACTCTTTAAAACGACAACCAACCATTGCACAAGTGAGTGTTAGTCGTCGTTTATTTCCTCCTGGATTAATGATTGAAATCCAAGAACGAGTACCTGTAGCTATGGTTCAAACTCCTCAGAGAGGAAATGCTGCCAGTGCTAATAAGCAAGGATCTGTGGGCTTAATAGATGCAAGCGGAGTTTGGATGCCTC
The genomic region above belongs to Calothrix sp. NIES-2098 and contains:
- a CDS encoding polypeptide-transport-associated domain-containing protein FtsQ-type codes for the protein MAGLLSVSRTDLAQRRKKLRRQQQMKIIQALWRTFAISSLAGCLLWIAIQPMWVLNAPKQIVMKSGNQLLPDKTIQSLLMLSYPQSLWRIQPSAIADSLKRQPTIAQVSVSRRLFPPGLMIEIQERVPVAMVQTPQRGNAASANKQGSVGLIDASGVWMPLEKYTSLNPTGKLPSLKVIGSSEQYLPYWTQLYSSVSQSSVKVTEIDCQDPTNLILKTELGTVHLGPPSSQLSEQITILAQMRHLPSKLNSSQIEYIDLQNPANPLVQLNQKK